The genomic interval GCTCAAGAAGAAAAAGACAGGCACTCCGCCAACCTGTCCTGAATGCGGGGGAATGCTTGAGTTCGCCGAAGGGTGTGTTACCTGCCGTGCCTGCGGCTATACCAAATGTGAGTAAACAGCTTGATACCTTGAAAGGCTTTAATCTATAATATCTACAGGAGGTTTAATTAAAAAGATGGAAAAGGGGGATAGACTTTTCTTTCAAACTGAGGATGTTCTAATATATAATGATGATTTTTTAAATACTAATTTACTAAAAGAAAATACCATAGATTTGATAGTAACTTCTCCCCCTTATAATATTGAGGTCTGTTACCACTCTTACAACGATAGGATTTCCTATGTTGATTATCTAGATTTTACAGAAAAATGGCTTGAAAAAGCGTATAAATTATCAAAAGATGTCGGAAGACTTTGTTTAAACATCCCTTTAGACAAGAATAAGGGCGGGCAGCAGAGTGTTTATGCTGATGTTGTCACAATTGCGAAAAGAATCGGTTGGAAATACCACTCTACTATTGTGTGGAATGAACAAAACATCTCAAGAAGAACTGCCTGGGGTTCCTGGCTCAGTGCTTCGGCTCCTTATGTGATTGCACCTGTGGAAATGATTGTGGTTCTCTATAAAAAAAGATGGAAAAAACCATCTAATGGGAGGGAATCAGATATCACGAAGGAAGAATTCGTCGAATGGACAAACGGGGTATGGAGCTTTATGGGAGAAAGTAAAAAGCGAGTAGGCCATCCTGCACCTTTTCCTATTGAACTTCCAAAACGCTGTATAAAACTTTTTACTTTTAGAGGCGATATTGTCCTAGATCCTTTCCTGGGTAGTGGAACAACTTTAATAGCTTGTGCTTTGACAAAACGGAAAGGGATTGGAATAGAAATTGACAAAGAGTATTGTGAAATTGCTAAGAAAAGACTCGTAAATGAAGCAAGAATTCAGCAACTTACTTTGGAAATATAGGAAATAAATACAATGGGGGAAAAATCACGTAAAACTATTTCGGATCTTATTCTTGAATATTTCAAAAAACACCCGAGAAAAGAACTACGCCATGGGCCGGTAGTGGACTGGGTAGAGAAGGAATATCTAAAATTGTACA from Acidobacteriota bacterium carries:
- a CDS encoding site-specific DNA-methyltransferase, encoding MEKGDRLFFQTEDVLIYNDDFLNTNLLKENTIDLIVTSPPYNIEVCYHSYNDRISYVDYLDFTEKWLEKAYKLSKDVGRLCLNIPLDKNKGGQQSVYADVVTIAKRIGWKYHSTIVWNEQNISRRTAWGSWLSASAPYVIAPVEMIVVLYKKRWKKPSNGRESDITKEEFVEWTNGVWSFMGESKKRVGHPAPFPIELPKRCIKLFTFRGDIVLDPFLGSGTTLIACALTKRKGIGIEIDKEYCEIAKKRLVNEARIQQLTLEI